Below is a window of Alphaproteobacteria bacterium DNA.
CCATCCGGCCAATGCCGGGGCGCTGGGCGTGACGGGCACGGGGGCGGCCAATGCGCTGGCGGCGGAAGCCGATGTGGTGCTGGCGGTGGGCACGCGCCTGGCCGATTTCCCGACCGCGTCGCGCACCGTGTTCCGCAATCCGAAGCTGAAGCTGATCCAGTTGAATGTCGGCGCGTTTGACGCCGCCAAGCACGGCGCGATGCCCTTCGTCGCCGATGCGCGCGAAGGCGTGAAGGCGCTCGACGCCAAGCTCGGCCGCTGGAAGGCGCCCGATGCCTGGACGGCGAAAGCCGCGCGGTCGGTGCGCGCTTGGAACCGCGTCGCCGCCAAGGCGATCGCGCCGCAGCCGGGCCTTCCCAGCGATGCCGCCGTGCTCGGCGTCGTCAATCGCGTCGCGATGGATCATCCGCATGTGATGATCTGCGCGGCGGGCGGCTTGCCGGGCGAACTCCACAAGCTGTGGCGCGCCAAGGATTCGGCCAGCTACCACCTCGAATACGGCTTCTCGTGCATGGGCTACGAGATCGCGGGCGGTCTGGGCGCCAAGCTGGCGGCGCCCGAGCGCGAGGTCTATGTGCTCGTGGGCGATGGCTCGTATCTGATGATGAATTCCGAAATCGCGACATCGGTGGCGTTGGGGGCGAAGCTCACCATCGTCGTGCTCGACAATCGCGGCTTCGGCTGTATCGCGCGCCTTCAGGCCGCGACCGGCGGCGCGCCGTTCAACAACCGCCTGTCGGACGACCATCCGCCGGTCGATTTCGCCGTCCATGCGCTGGCGCTGGGTGCGGAAGCCACCAAGGTCGACGATCTTGCGGGTCTGGAAGACGCCTTGCGCGCCGCCAAGCGCGCCAAGACGACGCAGGTGATCGTCATCGACACCGACGCCAAGCACAGCACGGGCGAAGGCGGGGCATGGTGGGACGTGGCCGTCCCCGATGCGCCGCGCACGCGCCGCCACCGTCAAACCTATCTCAACAAGCGGCGCGCCCAGCGCCGGGGAGCCTAAACCCCATGTCGTGCCCGATCGGAATCAACCCGCTGACCTGGACCAACGACGACATGCCGTCGCTGGGCGGCGATACGCCGTTGGAAACCTGCCTGACGGAAGCCAAGGAAGCCGGCTATGACGGCGTCGAGCTGGGGAACAAATTCCCGCGCCAGGCGGCGAAGCTCGCCCCCATCATGGCCAAGCACAAGCTCAAGATCGTCTCGGGCTGGTATTCCTCGCGCCTGCTGGAACGCGACGTCGACGCCGAAATGGCGGCGATGGACGATCATCTGACGCTGCTCAAAGCCATGGGCAGCCCCGTGATGGTCTATGCCGAAGTCACCGGCTGCGTGCATGGCGACAAGACCGCGTCGCTCGACAGCCGCCGCCGCTTGACCGATTCGGAAATGGATTTGCTGGCAAGCCGCATGACCGAAGTGGGCAAGCGCCTGCGCGCGCAGGGCATCCGCCTTGCCTATCACCACCACATGGGCACGGTGATCGAAACGGAAAGCGAGATCGACGCGCTGATGGCCAAGGCGGGCCCGGAGGTGGAACTGCTGCTCGACACCGGCCATTTCACCTATGCCGGCGGCGATCCGTTGAAGCTGGCGCGCAAATACGCCAAGCGCGTCGCGCACGTCCATTGCAAGGACATCCGCGCGGCCGTGCTAGCGGAAGCCAAGCGCAACAAGCGCTCGTTCCTCGACAGCGTGCTGGACGGCGTGTTCACCGTGCCGGGCGATGGGTCGGTCGATTATCCGCCGATTTTCGCCGAGCTGAAGCGCGCGGGCTATGCGGGCTGGCTGGTCGTCGAGGCGGAGCAGGATCCGGCGAAGGCCCACCCGCTGACATATGCGCGGATGGGCCGCCGGTATTTGAGCGAAACGGCGCGGGCGGCCGGTCTCTGACCGGCCGCGCCGCCCACCGCCGGGCTTAGGAGCCCGAGCGGATTTCCTTCGTCCAACGCTGCAGCAGGCGGTCGCGTTCCGCGGCCGAGCCGTAGCGCACGAAGTCGTACTCGATCAACAGGATGTCCGACATGCGCGGGGCCTGCGGCGGGATGACCGAGTTCTTGTTCGACGGCAGCTGGAACGAGTTCGCCGCCGCACCCAGCGCCTGGGCCGCGGGCGACAGCGCCCAGTCGTAGAACTTTTTGGCGTTCGCCATGTTGCGCGTGCCCTTGATGATCGACATCGAGCCGATCTCGAAGCCCGTGCCCTCGCACGGCGCCACGATCTTCACCGGGGCGCCCGCGACGACCTGCGTCACCGCGTCGTGCAGGAAGGTGATGCCGATCAGCGATTCGCCGGTCGCGGCGGCGCGCGCGGGAGCGGCACCCGAACGCGTGTACTGGTTCACGTTCGCGTGCATGCGGCGCATCACGTCGAACGCGGGTTCTTCGCCGAACAACTGCACGAGCGACGCCAGCATCGTATAGGCCGTGCCCGACGAGTTCGGGTCCGCGACCTGGATTTCGCCCTTGTATTCGGGGCGGGCGAGATCGCGCCAGCACTTGGGTTCGGGCAGGTTCTTCTGGGCGAGCGTGCGGGTGTTGAAGGAATAACCCAGCGCGCCCGAATAGATACCGACCGTGCGGTACTTCGAAATCTCGGCCTGGCGCACCGCCCAATCATGCAGGTCCTTCAAGACCGGCGAGCGGTATTCGGCCAGCAGGCCTTCTTCGGCCGCCTGAAGATGCGGGTCGCCCGTGCCGCCCCACCACACGTCGCCGCGCGGGTTGCGCGATTCGGCCTTCACCTGGGCGTAGGTTTCGCCCGAGGATTTGCGGGTCATATTGACCTTAATGCCGGTCTCGCGCTCGAAATTGGCCGCCATCGGGCGGCACCATTCTTCTTGCACCGAGCAATAAAGCGTCAGCGAGCCTTGGGCTTGGGCGGCACCGGCGAATAGCGGAAATGCGGCGACGATTGCCGCTGAAGCGGCGTAACGAAGGGCGTTCATCTCTCTCTCCCTGAAGGACGCGGGGGCGGATCCCCCATATCGCGACTTATGGTTACGATTTGATGACATTCCGGCCGCGCGCGCAAGTGCAAGGCGCAGGCTGAAGGCCCGCATATCGCGGTGCGAAATGTGACCGGCGCTGGGCCTCGCACGATCCGAAAACGGCTGCGAGGCTTCTTCATCGACCTGAAGATTCTCTTAACCGGGCCATGCGTTTAATAGGGGACTGGAAGCGCCGTCCAAGCCCCGGACGGCGCATCCGGCGCGACCGGATTTCGCTATAATTCGGCCGCACCGAACCTCCTGCCAGGCCATCCGCCATGCCGAAAAACCAGCTTTCCGACGACGACTATTTCGCGATCGAGGACGCGCTGCAAAACAGCGCGCGCGGCCGCGCCTTCCTGCGTATGCGCGACCAGCGCCAGCGCTTGGTGGCGGTGGACGAGGCCCGGCGCATCGCGTCGTCGTTGCGCGAATGGACCTTGCGCCAGTTCGAGGTGCAGAAGGAAGCGACCAGCCTGGAAGTGCTGCGCGCCGAGCTGCAAAGCATGGCCGCCCATATCCAGACCGCGAAACAGGAAATCGCCGCCCTGCACGAGAAAGATCACAAGATCGAATCCTCGGCGAACCGGATCGTTACCGCGACCAGCGAGCTCGACCAGATCGTCCAGGCGACCGAGCGCGCGACGTCGGACATCCTGAACGCCGCCGAGCGCGTGATGGAAATCGCCGGTGCCCTGCCCGCCGACCTTGCCGAGCAAGGCCAGATCCTGACCGATCAGGCGACCGAGATCTTCACCGCCTGCTCGTTCCAGGACATCACCGGCCAGCGCATCTCGAAGGTCGTCAACACGCTGCGCTATATCGACCAGCGCGTCGCCGCGATGGTCGAGATTTGGGGGGCCGACGCGCTATCGGGCGTCAAACCCGCCGCCGCCCCGGCCGCCGACAGCCGCGCCGACAGCCATCTGCTAAACGGCCCGTCGCTGCCCGGCCAAGGCCGCACCCAGGACGAGATCGACGCGCTGCTGAACGGTGCCATGGCCGATACGCCCGACGCCGAACCGATGCCGGAACCCGCCCCCGTATCGCCGCCCCCGGCCCCCAATGCCGCCCCGCCGGCCGCGAAGGCCCCGGCGCCCGAACCCGCCGCGGCCGGTGCGACGTCTTCGCAAGCCGATATCGACAAATTGTTCGGATGAGCTTGATGTCCGATCCGGAGCGCTACCGGGTGCGGTCAAGTGTCTGTGGAAACTTCGCCGCCGGACCGTTAAACATTCTTATATGACACCGTCTGACCCAGCCCACCCCAGCGCCGCCGAAGCGCCCAAAGCGCCCCCCGCGGGCGCTTCGACGCCGGCCGAACCGGCCGCCGCCGGCGCGGCGGGCGGCGAGGAGGAATTCGACGCCGAAAGTCAGGACGCGCTCCATATCCTGCCGCTGCGCATCATCCCGCTGGAAACGCCCGGCCTGCGCCGCCTGCGCCTGATCAAGAACGTGCGTCTCGATACGGTGATCGAGCTCTACAAGGACCAAAGCCACAAATCGGCCCAGGTCCCGCTGGAGACGCTGCACTCGGTCTTCCAAAGCTACGGCGAACAGCTGCGCAAGGACATGCCGATCCTGCAGAACCTGGCGACCGTGCCGTCGTTCGACGTGTACACGCTGCGCCTCGCCATGCGGCAATTGAAACTGCCGGTCGACGAGAAAAAGGACCTGCAGCTTTCCGAGGGCAAGCGCCGCGAACTGACCGAGCATATGAAGGCGTTCACCCACCCGCTGATCCAGCAGATCTATGGCGGGACCGAGATCGAGGTGAACGACGTTTCCGACATTCTGCGCCTGATCGCCAATCCCAACCGGGAAGACGCGCTCAAGAATCTGCGCGCGATGTCGCAGAAGCTGAACGTGCCGCTGACCGAGATTCCGCGCTTCCTGGAGGATTACGGCGACACGTATTTGTCGCTCGCCTATTTCAAATCCTGCCTCGACACGGTCGTGCCGCAGGTCCAGGGCTTCCTCGACTGGATCAAGCCGCTCGAAGAAAACCAGATGATCAAGCACGACCGCCTGTCGAAGCAGATGCTCGACAAGGTGAAGGATTCGCTGTCGGGCGTGATCATCTCGCTGACCGGCCGTTTCGAATCCTTCAATCGCAAGAGCAGCGATTTCTGGAAGGACATCAACGCCAATTCCTTCGCGCAGATGAAGGATCTGGTGTTCTCCAACCACCGCTCGATGGGCGGCGTGTTGTGCGGCCTCGCGGTCAAGATGCAGCTGTGGCGCGAACGCTTCCCCACCGCGGGCGGCGGGCCCAACAAGCGCCTGGAATTCGTGCGCTCGGAAATCGTGCCCGGCATGCAGCTGATCGACGAGCTGGAAGCCGCCGCGCGGAAAATGAATATCTAAATCGCGCGGGCGAGGCAGATCATCGCGGCCGCACGGCGGCGGAACGCGACGCGTTTGGCCGACACCATCACCGGCGTCACCATCCCTTCCAGCGTTTTGAGCGCGGTCGGGAACGGCGCGCAAGGAACCAGCGGCCCGGTCGCAGCCATCAATATCGTGAACGTGCCCGGCAGCGCGAAATGTGCGCCCAATGCCGTGCCGATCAAGTCGAAATCCGATCCCGCCATCAATTGGCGGAAGGTTTCGTTCATCCACAGAATTTCGCCCGGCGTTTCGCCGTCGGCCGCACAGATCGAAAGCGCGATCGGCAGCCCGTCCAGCGCTTCGGCGATCTGCGCTTCGATCGCATCGGCCAGCGCGTTGCTGGCGAAAGGAAAGCTCAGCAAGAAGGTCGACGGCCCGGTGCGCACCGCGCGCAGGATGCCCACGACATCGCGCCCGAACAGCCAATCGCCTTCGCAAGCGATGGCGGCCGTGGCACCCAACGCCAACGGGTTCAAAGCGGCGGCGAATTTGGCGCGGGCGATTTCGTCGTCGCCCAAGCCGCCGCCGGTCGCCCCTTGCGCTTCGGGAAATTCGGCGTGGAACAGCGCGTCGCCCCACACGAGGCGCGCCTTGCCGGCGTCGCCGCCCGGCAATTCGACGATCGCGATCCCGCCGTTGGTCTCGAAATTCTCGACGCTGGCCATGCCCGTTCTCCCCGTCGGGGGAGAATAGGCATTAGATCAAGTGGGGCTCAAGCCGCTTCCGCGCCGCGCTTCACTTTAAGATCGAGCAGGCGGGCCACTTCCAGCACGACCAGAAGCTTGCCTTTGAGGCGATAGATGCCGGCCGAGACGTCGCGCCAGCGCGGGTCGAGCGTGGCGGGATTGCGTTCGTAGGAATCGGCCGACAGCGACAGAACCTCGCCCACATTGTCGACCATCAGGGCGTAAAGCTCGCCCTTGAAATCGACGACGACGTTCATGCCCGCGGCATTGCCCTCGCGCTTGGGCAGCCCCAGGCGGCGGCGCACGTCGATCGCGGTCACGATGCGCCCGCGCAAGTTCAAGGCGCCCGCGACTTCCGGCGGCGCCATGGGAACGCGCGTGATGCGCTGGGGGCCCAGCACGTCCTGCACGGTCAAAACGGGAATGCCAAACAGCTGGTCGGCGACCGTCATGGTGACGAAATCGCTGCCGGCGGTGGCGCCGAACGCGGCGGTTTCGACGGCGCCGGGCTTATTGGCGATGGCGGGAAGATTGGACATGGATGTCTATCCTTCGATCACTCGGCCGCCGAACGGCCGCCCAATTCGGACAGCGAGGCGAGCAGGCCTTCGCGATCCAGCTTGGGAATGAAATCGGTGAAGCCCACGCGGCGCGCGCGGTCGATATCGGCCGGATGCGTGTGCGAGGACAAGGCCAGGATCGGCGTTTCTCGGAACTTCTCGGACCGGCGCAGCGTCTCGGCGAAATCGAAGCCGGACATGCCGGGCATTTCGATGTCGGAAACGATGACGTCGAACTCGCGCCCGCTTTCGCACAGCGTCAACGCCTGGGCGGCCGTATCGGCCGTCGTCACGTCGTAGCCGGCGACTTGCAGGATCGGCTGGAGCAGGTTGCGGAAGAACGGGCTGTCGTCGACCAGCAGCAGGCGGCGCGCCTGCGTCTGGGCGCCGAACGGCTGATCCGACTTGCCGAACCAATCGCCGAAGGCCTGCGCCAGATAATGCGCGGTGTCGATCACGTCGGTCGCCTTGCCCGAGATGATCGCCGACCCGACCATGCCGGGGCGCGCGTTGTTCATCTCGATCGACAGGCGTTCCTCGACGATATCGACGATCTCGTCGACCAGCAGACCCATATTCCGGTTGCGATCGGCGAAGACCAGGATCGGCTGACGGCCT
It encodes the following:
- the iolD gene encoding 3D-(3,5/4)-trihydroxycyclohexane-1,2-dione acylhydrolase (decyclizing), coding for MNRMGVRLTTAEALVRFLAAQKIVDTKGKTVPLFGGVFAIFGHGNVAGLGPALHAHRNVLPTLRAHNEQAMALAAVAYAKTHARNRMMACTTSIGPGATNMVTAAAVAHVNRLPVLLLPGDVFADRRPDPVLQQIENFGDAAVSANDAFRPVSRYWDRITRPEQILVSAPAALRVLLDPADCGPAVICLPQDVQAEAFDCPPEFFAERVHRIRRPQPDIDELAQTAAALKAAKKPMILVGGGVKFSGAERVLGDFAVKHGIPTADTQAGKGALAWDHPANAGALGVTGTGAANALAAEADVVLAVGTRLADFPTASRTVFRNPKLKLIQLNVGAFDAAKHGAMPFVADAREGVKALDAKLGRWKAPDAWTAKAARSVRAWNRVAAKAIAPQPGLPSDAAVLGVVNRVAMDHPHVMICAAGGLPGELHKLWRAKDSASYHLEYGFSCMGYEIAGGLGAKLAAPEREVYVLVGDGSYLMMNSEIATSVALGAKLTIVVLDNRGFGCIARLQAATGGAPFNNRLSDDHPPVDFAVHALALGAEATKVDDLAGLEDALRAAKRAKTTQVIVIDTDAKHSTGEGGAWWDVAVPDAPRTRRHRQTYLNKRRAQRRGA
- the iolE gene encoding myo-inosose-2 dehydratase, which produces MSCPIGINPLTWTNDDMPSLGGDTPLETCLTEAKEAGYDGVELGNKFPRQAAKLAPIMAKHKLKIVSGWYSSRLLERDVDAEMAAMDDHLTLLKAMGSPVMVYAEVTGCVHGDKTASLDSRRRLTDSEMDLLASRMTEVGKRLRAQGIRLAYHHHMGTVIETESEIDALMAKAGPEVELLLDTGHFTYAGGDPLKLARKYAKRVAHVHCKDIRAAVLAEAKRNKRSFLDSVLDGVFTVPGDGSVDYPPIFAELKRAGYAGWLVVEAEQDPAKAHPLTYARMGRRYLSETARAAGL
- a CDS encoding ABC transporter substrate-binding protein, encoding MNALRYAASAAIVAAFPLFAGAAQAQGSLTLYCSVQEEWCRPMAANFERETGIKVNMTRKSSGETYAQVKAESRNPRGDVWWGGTGDPHLQAAEEGLLAEYRSPVLKDLHDWAVRQAEISKYRTVGIYSGALGYSFNTRTLAQKNLPEPKCWRDLARPEYKGEIQVADPNSSGTAYTMLASLVQLFGEEPAFDVMRRMHANVNQYTRSGAAPARAAATGESLIGITFLHDAVTQVVAGAPVKIVAPCEGTGFEIGSMSIIKGTRNMANAKKFYDWALSPAAQALGAAANSFQLPSNKNSVIPPQAPRMSDILLIEYDFVRYGSAAERDRLLQRWTKEIRSGS
- a CDS encoding protein phosphatase CheZ, translated to MPKNQLSDDDYFAIEDALQNSARGRAFLRMRDQRQRLVAVDEARRIASSLREWTLRQFEVQKEATSLEVLRAELQSMAAHIQTAKQEIAALHEKDHKIESSANRIVTATSELDQIVQATERATSDILNAAERVMEIAGALPADLAEQGQILTDQATEIFTACSFQDITGQRISKVVNTLRYIDQRVAAMVEIWGADALSGVKPAAAPAADSRADSHLLNGPSLPGQGRTQDEIDALLNGAMADTPDAEPMPEPAPVSPPPAPNAAPPAAKAPAPEPAAAGATSSQADIDKLFG
- a CDS encoding chemotaxis protein CheW gives rise to the protein MSNLPAIANKPGAVETAAFGATAGSDFVTMTVADQLFGIPVLTVQDVLGPQRITRVPMAPPEVAGALNLRGRIVTAIDVRRRLGLPKREGNAAGMNVVVDFKGELYALMVDNVGEVLSLSADSYERNPATLDPRWRDVSAGIYRLKGKLLVVLEVARLLDLKVKRGAEAA